The Proteiniphilum propionicum genome contains the following window.
ATATCAGAGATCGGGTGAGCCCGGACTTGATAATGCAGAGTTCTTTATTAGAGGTATTACAAGTTTCAGTGCAGGGGGTAAAAAGGATCCTTTGATTCTTATTGATGGTATAGAAATGAGTCCTAATGATCTTGCAAGAATCAACCCTGACGACATAGAATCATTTTCTGTAATGAAAGATGCAAGCTCTGCCGCTTTATATGGAGCACGTGGCGCGAATGGGGTAATCCTTGTGACTTCTAAGGAAGGACAGAGTGAGAAACTCTCAATTAATGTAAGGGGTGAGGTATCTTCGTCGTCGAACTCGGAGTTGGTTGAACTGGCCGATCCGATTAGTTATATGAAACTTCACAATGAAGCTGTAAGAACTCGAAATCCTATGGTTGCACTACCCTACTCTTCTAATAAAATATATAATACAGAACTTGGAACTGATCCTATCAGGTATCCTTCAGTAGATTGGTATAACTATTTGATTAAAGATCGCACATCAAATCAGCGATTAAATTTCAACCTATCTGGAGGAGGGCGTGCTGTACAATATTATATTGCAGCTAATTATCAACATGATACTGGTATTTTTAAGGAAAATGAACAGAATAAGTTCAATAATAACATAGACATAACTAGGTTCCAACTTCGCTCCAACATTACCATTAAACTAGCACCTAACACTAAAGCAGTAGTGAGAGCATATGGTTCATTTGATGATACTCGAGGTCCCAGACTTGGTGGTGCTTCTGCTTTCAATATGGCTCGAAATGCTACACCGGTGCGCTTCCTGCCTTTCTACCCGAAAGACGATAAGAATGAGTTTACAAATCATATCCTATTTGGTGCGGCAGAGACTGCTTCTACCTACACCAATCCGTTTGCTGAGATAGTGAGTGGTTTCAAGGAGTCTAAAACATCTATGATGTTTTCACAAGTTGAGATAGATCATCAGTTCACTGGGGCATTACAGGGATTTTTTGTAAGAAGTCTGTTTAATATTAAAAGAAACTCTTACTATGACCTCCAACGTTCTTACAACCCCTTTTATTATGCTCCATTAGAAACGGCAGATGGTTCATATGAACTAATTAATTTCAACCCAGATACTGGAACTGAGTATTTGAATTACAACTTTGGTGGAAAAAGTGTTACATCTGATGTATATGGTGAATTTCGGGCTGGTTACAACACAACTATAAATGATAAGAACGACCTAAGTATTCTTCTTGTTGGTTCTTTGCGTAGTGAAACAGATACTGAAGTTACAACAATTGAGGAGTCACTACCAAAAAGAAATATTTCTACTGCAGGCAGGGTTACTTATGGCTACGATTCACGCTACTTTTTTGAGGCAAACTTTGGATATAACGGCTCAGAAAGATTCTCAAAAAATAACCGTTTCGGTTTCTTCCCTTCTGTTGGAGCAGGATGGATGATAACTAACGAAGAGTTTATGCAGGGTATTCAGAATCAGCTGTCTTCTCTTAAGCTCAGGGCTACTTATGGTTTAGTAGGAAACGACCAAATTGGATACTTGAGAGACCGCTTCTTCTATCTTTCACAAGTAAACCTTAACTCAGAAGGATATACTTTTGGTACCGACAGAGGGTATACACGCCCTGGCGTTAGTATAAATAGATATGCTAATGATATGATAACATGGGAGATTGCTCACAAATTAAACCTGGGTATTGATCTTACACTTTTAAATGATCTTGATATTATTGCAGACTACTTCGTAGAAAGAAGAGAAAATATTTTACAAACAAGGACAGATATCCCGAGTACTATGGGATTAATACAAACTCCTCAAGCTAATGTTGGAGTGGCCGAAGGTTCAGGTTTTGAGGCTGAGGTGAAATACCAAAAAAGCTTCAATAAAGATATGTTTTTAATAGTTAATGGAAACTTCACTTACGCATCCAGTAAATTTATTGAGTACGAGGAGCCCGATTACACCGATGCACCATGGAAGTCTCGAATAGGAAGAAAATTATCACAAGAGTATGGACTTATTGCAGAGAGACTATTTATTGATGAAGCAGAGGTAGAAAACTCTCCAAGACAAATGTTTGGTGAATATGGAGCAGGTGATATAAAATATAAGGATATCAATAGAGATGGAGCGATAAATGCAGATGATATGGTTCCAATTGGATATCCTACTGTTCCGGAAATTATTTATGGTACCGGATTTACTTTGGGATATAAGAATTTAGATATTTCATGTTTCTTTCAAGGTTCAACAAGATCTTCATTCTTTATTAATCCATCTGCAATAACTCCCTTTGTAAATAACGGGCAACGTGCATTATTACAAGATATTGCAAATGACCATTGGTCAGAAAACAACCGAAATTTAAATGCTTTTTGGCCTCGACTATCGGAATATGAGATTAGTAATAATTCGCAAAGAAGTACATGGTGGCTGAGAGATGGAAGTTTTATGCGACTCAAATCGGCCGAAATAGGATATACGATTCCAAAAAGCACAACAAATAAATTAAATATTGACATGCTTCGATTTTATGCCAGTGGTTCGAATCTATTTTTATGGTCGAAATTTAAAATGTGGGATCCGGAGATGGCAGGGAATGGATTAGGATATCCTCTACAAAGGGTATTTAATCTGGGAATAAATATTAATTTTTAAATATTGAGATGAAATTCTCAAATTATTGATACAACAATTATAAAGAAAAAATTATATGAAAAATTTATCAAAAATAGCATTTATACTGTCATTCATGATTACTATTATTTCATGCAATCAGTTCTTGGATGTTGTTCCTGATGATACTCCTACGCTCGATCATGCATTTGCTAACAGGGCAATGAGCGAAAGATATCTATTTACATGCTATAAACATCTACCCGACCCGACAAACCCATACCATTATCCCGCACATTTGAATACCAACGATGAATTTTATCTTATTGGTGGAGAATCAAATCAACATACACAATCGGCTCCATCTACAGAGATACGTAGAGGGAATCAAAACAGCAACAGTCCTCTAATGGATTATTGGTCTGGAAAAAATGGTGGACGAAGCATGTTTAATGCTATACGAGATTGCAATATTTTCCTCGAAAATATCAATATACCAAAAGATATTGATGAGACCGAAAGAAGCCGATGGATTGCGGAAGTGAAGTTTTTGAAAGCTTATTATCACTTCTTCCTTTTACAGCTGTACGGACCCATACCGCTGATCAAAGAAAACTTCGAGCTTTATGATTCTCCTGAAGCAATTAAAGTATATCGAGAGCCATTTGATGAGTGTATTGATTATATTGTTGAGCTTATTGATGAATCTCTCTCTGATCTACCTTTGACAATTACTAATAATATTCAGGAGGATGGACGTATTACACAACCAATTGCATTAGCTGTAAAAGCAAAAGCTCTGACATTAGCAGCAAGCCCACTCTTCAATGGAAATAGTGATTATAGTGGATGGGTAGACAAAAGAGGCGTACAGTTAGTATCAAACTCTTATGACAATGAGAAGTGGAAGATAGCATTAGACGCGATTGAAGAGGCAATTGATGTTGCTCACAGTGCTGGTCATCAATTATATAAGTACAATAAAGATGCAGATGGACAGTTTAATATGAACGAGAGTATCTCTATTCTTATGAACACAAGAAAAGGCATTACTGAGAAATGGAATAGTGGAGTAATTTGGTCGAGTATGGAAACGTTCGGAAATAAAAACAACATCATTCCAACGTATGCCGCAATGGCTAATTTTCAATGGATTTTATTTCCTATTATGTATAGTCAGGATGTAGGAAAAGGTCCAACCTCATACTGCTACGCCTCTTTTGATATGGCTGAGCTCTTTTATACCAGAAATGGAATACCTATTTACGAAGATCCTTCATGGGATTATTCAAGTAGATACAACATACGCTATAGCACTACTGAAGATAATAATGAGCACTATATTCCTGTGGGAGAAGCTACTGCAGCACTAAACTTTGATAGAGAACCGCGATTTTATGCAAGTCTTGGATTTGACAGAGGATATTTTGAATTATCTACCACTTCGAACAATTTTGGAAGTTCTTTTAGCCGTTATCTCACACTTCGAGCTGGAGAAGCTGGTAATCTCTCAAATGAGACAGGCTATTCTGTTAAAAAACTTATTGCATTTGAAACCTCTTTAAGTCGTGGCTCTTCAAGTAATAATTATCAAGGTTACGACTATAGATTTCCATTAATAAGACTTGCAGACCTATACTTGCTGCATAGTGAGGCTGCGAATGAATATTACGACAGCCCGAATGATGAAGTTTATGTATACATAGACAAGGTACGTGAAAATGTAGGACTACCCGGAGTAGTTAATTCATGGAGTAGCTCCTTGAACCCCAACCGACCTTTTGATAAGGTTGAGATGCGAAAAATAATTCAACAAGAGCGCATGATAGAACTTGCATTTGAGGGTCAACGATTCTGGGATATAAGAAGATGGAAACTGGGAGATGAATATTGGACACGTGCACCAAGAGGGTGGAACCAGAAAGGCAGAACTCTCGATGAGTATTACCAAGTAATTAATCTTGGTAAACCAAGAAGTTTTTCTCCAGTAGAATATCTTTGGCCGATAAGTATTTATGATTTAAGAATTAACAATAACTTGGAACAGACTTTTGGCTGGTAGATTTGTAACTAATAACATTTGATTTTATGAAGAAAATTTTACTTATACTAACTGTCTGTTTGTTGATTGCCTGCGAACAGAACGAACAGATAAAGGTGAAACCTGCACAATTAACTGATTACAAAGTTTCGCCTATTAATGGAGGTGCTACAATTACTTATACTCTGCCTCCAGAATCGGATATTTTATATGTTGTAGCTGAATATAAGAGAGATGGTGAGATATTTACCGAACGCTCTTCATTTTATAATAATAGCATTACAATTGAAGGATTTAATGTAACAACTCCTATTGATGCTATTCTGTATACTGTTAATAGAGAGGAAATGAAGTCTGACCCAATCCAAATTGTCTTTGAGCCACTCGAATCACCTTTAAGCTTGGCTTTTAAAACACTTGATGTTTCAACAGGTTTTGGTGGAATTGTGGTTTCATGGGAGAATTTGAATTCTACTGAGCTTGGAGTGAGGCTTATGGTCAAAGAGAACGATGAGATTAAAAACAAAGATATGTTTTTCTCCAGCTTCGAGAAAGAAAATCATACTTTCAGAGGATTTGAAAGTGAAGAAACAACTTTTGCAGTTTCAATTGAAGATAAATGGGGAAATGTATCTGATACTATATTTTATACAACTACTCCATTTTTTGAAACAGAGGTACCTAAGCCTTTTGGGGATATGAGGCAAACAATTCCGTTTGACATTACTACACAAAATCCCACTTTTAATTGGCCAAGACTGTTTAACAACATAGTGGGAGATGATAGTTGGCTGACAACAACACCAACAGCAGCAAATCCTCAACTTTGTGCTTTCACAATAGACTTAAAACAAGTGTATAAACTGAGTCGAATGACTATATGGCCACGTATGAGGCCTAACAACCATAATGATGTATATGCCGTAAACAATGTTCTTTCTTTTGAGATGTGGGGTACTACTGAAATAGATCCTGCAAGACTGTCTGACCGCGCGTACTGGCTTGATGAGCATCAGGATTGGAACACTTTTAATCCTGGACTTGAAATACCAGACTATACTTTTAAAGACGATTGGGTATATCTTGGATATTATGAAGTGGAACGACTGGATTTAAAGGGTGCTACTCCAACAGATATTATGAATCGTGCACTACAAGGAGAACCATTAGATATCCCTATTGATGTGGGACCTGTAAGATATATACGCTTTTTCCCACGCTCGACAGACAAAGGAAGTCCAACGCCTGGTGCAATTTTTCAGATAGCTGAGCTCAGTTTCTTTGGGGATAACACAGTGAATCAAGAATAATTTAATACATTGAATAAAATGAAAAAAAATATATTAACATCCATTTTACTCATTCTCTTATTTAGTGCTTGTGACGATATGAATGATATTCATCAGGATTATCTTGATTGGGGAGAATCTGTCTACCTTGGGAAACCCGATTCATTGAATATATATTCAGGACTGGAACGGGTAAAATTGACATGGGTAAATAACAGTGATCCTGATATAAGTGAAACTGTCATATATTGGAACATGAGGAACGACTCAATTGTTAAACCTTTTGAGAGAATTTCGAGCGCTAAACAAAAAGATTCGATAATTATTGACAACTTACCGGAAGGTGATTACAATTTTGAACTTAAAAATAGGAATAGTAAAGGGCAAGCCTCACTTGTTGCTTCTGTGAGGGGTTCATCATTGGGAGATCATTACAAGAGTGGATTGAGACCACCCTTAGTATCATCAATCAAAGTGAATGATTATAACACCAATACCAAATCGGCAACTGTTGAATTAAACTGGATAAATAGCAGTGGTAGTGTTGGTGTAGTAATTCGTTACAACAAATATACTTCGGGTGAACTTGTAGAACTAAATCTTGATCCAAGCCAGACCAGCATTACACTTACTGATGTTGGCAACAGGTTGTGGAATGCTTCAGACATGATCTATATGTCATCTCTCTACGCACCCGATCAGTCAATTGACACACTCTCGTCATCCTTCTCAGAAAGCCAGATTGTAACTTATACAGCTACAATAGGATACAGACTGGATGTGAGTGCGACTGGCGTTCCGGGAAACAAAACTGCCTACGGCATAAATTCTCCTGCAGGTAACGTAATAGACAAGCATTTTTGGCTCTCCAACAATGACACTAAAACTCTTATTTGTGACCGTTTTGGCAGTTTTGGAATGGCAACAGATTTTGCAAATTTTCAGTACTTTCTAACTTTGAAAAGTGATAATTCGTTTGATATCACCGGAGCATCGTTTACTGGTACGCCTCCTACATTATCCTACTCTATAAGCAATACTGAAATAGAGAGTAATTTTGACCCGGAGACTGGAACAATTTACATCAACAATATGAGAGTTTTAGCTACAACTGGTGCTCTCACATACTTTGAGGAGGAGTTAATACCTAAGTAAATATTTAATAATAAGTAAGACTGATTAAAGCGGGAAGCAGGTTATATAAACGGACCTCCCCTTCCCGCTTGAATTATATTAAAAAAGAAATTCAATATGAAATGTAGAAGTATATACAAAATTATTGCTACGTCATTTGTATTAATCTGTGCAATATTTGTCGTTTATGCAAATAACGATAATGATATAATAATAGAAAATGAAAGTTTTATTTTAACAATTGGGAAAAATGCTGAAGCTAAAAGTCTTTTGCTTAAGTCTTTTGGTAAAGAAGTATTGATGTCAGGAACAGGTATCAAAGCTTTTACTGTAACTCAGGAGCGCCCCTACAACAATGAGTTGAAACTGGCATACCCAAATAAGAAAAATACATATCGAGCTGATACTGTTTTCTGGCAAGATGACAACAATCTAGTAGTAGGCTTTGAATTAGTGCCTTATCAGGCCATCATCTCTGTTGATATATCACCTCAATACATACGATTTTCTCTTAAGGATTTCATAATTGAATCAAATGCTTATCCTTCGTATATGAAAATTACTCCACCCCCAGCTACAGAAGTGTGTCTTCTTCAATTACCCATTATTAAAAGGGCTAACTTTGGAGAGTGGCTGAACGTAGTTTGGGATGATGATGTTGCTGTAAATATTTTATCTACAGATGAGTATACACAAATTGATTCAGAAGAACAGCAGGAATATTATATTTTAAAGGCAAGTGTTGTTAAGGATATAAAATTTTTTGACACCGGAGCAGCTCTTATTGCTTCTGCAACAAATCACTTGCTTGAGAATATAGCTCAAATAGAAGAAGATTTTAACCTTCCGAAAGGAGTAGAGAGCCGCAAGAATAAGCTCATAAATGCTTCTTATTATTGGGCGGCAGATCTTAATCCAACAACTCTTGAAAGGCACTTACAATATGCAAAGATGGGTGGTTTTAGACTTATGCTTATTTATTTTTTTAGTTTTGAGGATCAGCTTGGGTTACGTAAAATAGGGAATTATGAATATAATAAAAAGTTTTTTCCTAATGGAAAGCAGGACCTTGAAAGCATGCTAAACAGAATTAAAGAGGAGGGTATTATTCCTGGTGTTCATTTTCTGCATTCAAATATTGGCTTATCCAGCAAATATGTGACTCCTGTACCGGATTACAGGCTTAATATTTTAAAATCATTTAATCTTTCAAGACCTATCGGAGAGAAAGATTCAATAATATACGTAGATCAAAACCCTGAAGGTATAACTATGGCCGAAGGATGTAGGGTACTCAAAGCAGGAACCGAGTTGATTTCTTATGAAAGCTATACGACATCGCCACCATACATGTTTTTAGGCTGTAAAAGAGGTGTGGAAAGAACTACTGTAAACAGTCTCAATATTGGTTCACCCATTGGCCTCTTGGATATTAGTGAATTTGGAGCTAATAGTGTATATATTGATCAAAGAACCAGTTTGCAGGATGAAGTGGCAGAAGAGATCGCAGACATGTACGATGCAGGCTTTGAGTTCATTTACTTTGATGGAGCAGAAGGTGTTAATCCACCGTTCAATTTCACGATTCCATTAGCGAAATACCGTGTATTTAAACGTTTAAAACCGAATCCTATATTTGCTGAAGGAGCTGCAAAAAGTCATTTTAGTTGGCACATGCTTAGTGGTGGAAATGCTTTCGATACTTTTCCACCTGAAAAGGTAAAGTATTCTATAGCTAAGTATCCGGCAGAACAAGCTCCACGCATGAGAAAAGACTTTACACGAATAAATTTCGGATGGCTCAACTATATTCTTCCCAGCAACAACACAATAGGTACTCAACCAGATATATTGGAGTATGCAACAAGTCGTGCTGCATCATGGGAGTGTCCGATTTCATTACAATCAAATTTGCAGCGTTTAGCAGATCATCCAAGAACAAAAGATAATTTGGAAGTTATCAAGCGATGGGAAAAGGTGAGAAGTGAAAACTGGCTTTCAAATGAACATATAGAGATGCTGAAAGATCTCACACAGGAACATCATTTGCTTATTAATGAAAATGGAGAATTTGAACTTGTTCCTGTATTCCAAATTAATAATATTGCTGATAATAATCGAGATGTCAGAGCATTTACGTTCAATCGTAAAGGACATTGGTATGTGTTATTTTGGCATATTTCGGGAGAAAGCAAACTTTTATTGGATGTGAAAAAGAGTGAGGTTAAACTATATAAAGAATTTAATGTAGTTGAGACTATAGATATGGCTCATGATCAAATTATTCTACCCGTTAGCGGTCGCAGATACCTGAAATTTGAAAATAAATCTCGGGATGAAATTGTAAAACTGTTTAAATCAGGAGTTGTAATTTAATTATACAAAGCACAGTATTGACTTTCTCTAGCTTCTTATAAGTTTTAACAATATAAAAAAAATCATATGTTTGTATTGTTAATATGTAGGAGATATGTAGTGTGGGACCCTAAAATAAAGGATATGAAAAGTTTAGAAATAAGTAAAGTGACAACAACTTTAGTAGATTTAGCTGAAGAAGCAATAATGGATTTTATTAAAGGTTCTGACCTCCAGCCAGGGGATAAATTCCCTTTTGATGAGAGTCAGCTTGCAGAAAAGTTGCAAGTAAGCCGTAATGTAATCAGAGAAGCTTTAAGCAGGCTACAATCAATTGGCTTAATAGAAAGTAGGAAAAGAAATGGTATAATTATGCGAGAGCCAAGTCTTAAACATATTTTAAATCGAATAATTAATCCGAAACTATTAAGTGAAAACAAAATTACTGATCTATTAGAACTTAGGTATATATTAGAGATAGGTATAGTTCCGATCATTTTCGAAAACATTAACAAAATGGACATATCAGAATTGCGAAAGATAATACCAAATACAATAACGAGTAATGTTTATGTTAGACTTTCGGCAGATGAAGAAATAGAATTTCACTCACGTATTTATAAAGTTGCGGACAATAAAGTCATAAACGAGCTACAGCAAATTATAATACCAATTTACAAATTCATTCAAAAAAATCATTCTGAATTTGACATATACAATAAAAAAATAAGAGATGAGAAATTGTTCGCATCGCATTCTGACTTAATTGATGCCTTAGAGTCAGGAGATCAAAAAAAGTATGAAGATGTAATCAAAAGGCATTTACTGGCCTATCATTTATATATTAAAGAACAAAGGCAAAAAAACATTTAGTATGAGATTAACTAAGTTTGAAGGATTGATTGCTGCAGCCGTAACTCCTATGACTGCAAATGGAGAAATTAATTTGAAAGGTATAGATAACTATTCAAATTTTTTAATAAAAAGAGGAGTAAAAGGAGTTTTTGTAAACGGCACTACTGGTGAAGGATTGCTTTTAGATGTTAATGAGCGTAAAGCAATAGTTGAAAAATGGATGAAGTATTCTACTGATTTGAAAATTTTAGTTCATGTTGGAAGTACCAGTATAAAGGTGGCTCGAGAACTGGCATCGCACGCAGAAGAACTTGGTGCTGATGCTATATCGTGTATGGGTCCATCTTATTTGCCACCACAAGGCACTAAGGAATTAGTGGAGTTTAACAAACAGGTTGCAGCGAGAGCATCTAATACCCCTTATTACTATTATCATATTCCGATAGTTTCAGGTGTTCATGTAAGCATGGTTGACTTTTTAGGTGAGGCTCACAAAGTTATACCTAATTTGAATGGCTTAAAGTATACGTCATATAACACAATGGAGGAGCAAATGTGTATTAATTTTATGAATAAAAGATTTGACATTCTACATGGGCATGATGAAAGCCTACTGTTGGGATTAACTATGGGTGAAAAAGGTGGTATTGGGACTTCATATAATGTATCATCTTCAATATTCGACAGAATTCTTGCTTTATATAAAGAAGGGGATCTATCAGGGGCAATGGAATTACAATATGAAGCAAATCAATTTATTGAGCTCTTGCTGAAATATGAGAACACAATTGTAAGTATAAAAGCAATACTTAATTTATTAGGTGTAGATTGTGGACCTTGCAGATTACCATTAAGGAATTTGAATTCTGAAGAAATAAAGTCACTTGAAAGTGACCTAATGGAGTTCGATTGGATAAGATGAAAGCTTAATATTTTACATCAATACCTGTAATGAGTAGAAATAATAGTCGCAATTTATGTCCGGATAGAAAATCTTATTAGTTGATTAAAACCCAAAATAGAATTAGATAATACATCTCTATTTGTAACAATTACGAAAAGAAAAAATAAACATGAAGCTAACATACTTTGATTGGGCAATTATAATAGGATATTTAATTCTTATGTTGTTATTAGGATTTTTTACTTCGAAGAAAAATAAAACAGCAGAGGATTATATTTTAGGAGGAAAATCAATGAATCCTTTTATGATTGGTATATCTCTGTTTGCTACGCTCTTTAGCACGTTAAGTTATCTTTCATATCCCGGCGAAATGATAAAATATGGTTATGTGTTTTTAGTAGGCGTATTAGCTTTTCCTGTAGCCAATTGGATGATAGGCAAGTTTCTGATTCCGAAGTTTATGAGAATGAACGTAAAAAGTGCCTATGAAATTTTGGAAATAAAATTAGGTGCTAAGAGTAGGAAGTTAGCTGTTATTTTCTTCCTGGCATTACGATTTTTATGGATGGCAACAATCATTTATGCAACGATTGAGATTGCATTTGTTCCGATTTTTAATTTAAACAGTTCTCTTGTTCCATTAATAAGCTTTATATTATCTCTGCTCACCATAGCATATACAACAATGGGAGGTATTAAAGCAGTGGTTAAAACAGATGTAGCTCAGTCTTTTATAATGTTTTTTGGGCTAATTCTTACAATAGTTTTTATAATTAACCATTTGGGCTTGGAACAATCTATATTCAAATCATCAATTTATTCTCATTGGGAGCCTGTTGAATATATGATCAATCCTATTAAGAGAATGACCGTAGGAAATATTCTCATTATGACTCTCGTTTGGCAGGTATGTACATCTGGGTCAGACCAAATTGCCATACAAAGATATCTGTCAACAAAGGATGTGGAGTCTGCTAAAAAGTCATACAAGATTTCGCTTTGGGGTTCCACAATCATTCAGATATTATTAGCTGTTACAGGCTTATGTGTAATGACATTTTTTTTCTATAACCCGAACTTGATCGAAGATGGTGGAACTATGTTTGATAATGCTGACTCATTATTCCCTTTATATATAAGAATTGGGCTTCCCTCTGGCTTAACAGGTTTGATTGCTGCAGGTATTCTATCGGCAGCTATGTCAAGTTTATCCTCTGGTCTAAATTCAAGTTCAGCAGTAATTTCTGAGGAAATAATTAACAGAAAGGGAGAAAAGCACTCCGAAACTACGGACTTAAAATTAGTAAAAAAAACATCTTTATTTGTTGGAGTACTTGTGGCTCTATCAAGTTTATTACTGTCTTATATTACAGGTAATTTGTTTGATGTTGTACAAAAGGTTGTAAATTTAATAGTGGCACCTCTTTTTGTTCTATTCTTTCTGGCATTGTTCGTTCCTTTTTCAACTGATAAATCGACAACTATAGCTGGAATTTTATCGTTAGTAATCGCAATTTTAATTGCATTTTTTGAAATATTCGGAATATCTTCCTTATGGATTATGACACTTTCTTTAATAGGAGGTATACTAATAGGAGTAATTTTAAGTTATATCGAAAATAAAATAAATCAGTACTGACCGACTAAAAAATAAGGCGCAAAAAAGATAGGGACTTAACCGAAGTCTCGTCCCTAAGTTGTAAATTTGGATTGTCTAAAAACTAAATTTCCAACCATGGGCAAAGATAAGTCAAAAAATTTAGTCGGTCAGCCACTGTTCAAACAAATTGTGAAAATGTTGCCAAAAGATGAATTTGATCTCTTGGTGTCGAAGTGCGGGAGCGACCGTTACTATAAAACATTTTTTTCTTGGGAACAGCTTATAGTGATGCTCTTCGGCATCTTTTCACGTTGCGATTCCATGGGGGAAGTCTGTGACGGGATGCGGGCATTGGGTGGGAAGCTGAATT
Protein-coding sequences here:
- a CDS encoding DUF5126 domain-containing protein; this encodes MKKILLILTVCLLIACEQNEQIKVKPAQLTDYKVSPINGGATITYTLPPESDILYVVAEYKRDGEIFTERSSFYNNSITIEGFNVTTPIDAILYTVNREEMKSDPIQIVFEPLESPLSLAFKTLDVSTGFGGIVVSWENLNSTELGVRLMVKENDEIKNKDMFFSSFEKENHTFRGFESEETTFAVSIEDKWGNVSDTIFYTTTPFFETEVPKPFGDMRQTIPFDITTQNPTFNWPRLFNNIVGDDSWLTTTPTAANPQLCAFTIDLKQVYKLSRMTIWPRMRPNNHNDVYAVNNVLSFEMWGTTEIDPARLSDRAYWLDEHQDWNTFNPGLEIPDYTFKDDWVYLGYYEVERLDLKGATPTDIMNRALQGEPLDIPIDVGPVRYIRFFPRSTDKGSPTPGAIFQIAELSFFGDNTVNQE
- a CDS encoding RagB/SusD family nutrient uptake outer membrane protein, giving the protein MKNLSKIAFILSFMITIISCNQFLDVVPDDTPTLDHAFANRAMSERYLFTCYKHLPDPTNPYHYPAHLNTNDEFYLIGGESNQHTQSAPSTEIRRGNQNSNSPLMDYWSGKNGGRSMFNAIRDCNIFLENINIPKDIDETERSRWIAEVKFLKAYYHFFLLQLYGPIPLIKENFELYDSPEAIKVYREPFDECIDYIVELIDESLSDLPLTITNNIQEDGRITQPIALAVKAKALTLAASPLFNGNSDYSGWVDKRGVQLVSNSYDNEKWKIALDAIEEAIDVAHSAGHQLYKYNKDADGQFNMNESISILMNTRKGITEKWNSGVIWSSMETFGNKNNIIPTYAAMANFQWILFPIMYSQDVGKGPTSYCYASFDMAELFYTRNGIPIYEDPSWDYSSRYNIRYSTTEDNNEHYIPVGEATAALNFDREPRFYASLGFDRGYFELSTTSNNFGSSFSRYLTLRAGEAGNLSNETGYSVKKLIAFETSLSRGSSSNNYQGYDYRFPLIRLADLYLLHSEAANEYYDSPNDEVYVYIDKVRENVGLPGVVNSWSSSLNPNRPFDKVEMRKIIQQERMIELAFEGQRFWDIRRWKLGDEYWTRAPRGWNQKGRTLDEYYQVINLGKPRSFSPVEYLWPISIYDLRINNNLEQTFGW
- a CDS encoding DUF4998 domain-containing protein, whose protein sequence is MKKNILTSILLILLFSACDDMNDIHQDYLDWGESVYLGKPDSLNIYSGLERVKLTWVNNSDPDISETVIYWNMRNDSIVKPFERISSAKQKDSIIIDNLPEGDYNFELKNRNSKGQASLVASVRGSSLGDHYKSGLRPPLVSSIKVNDYNTNTKSATVELNWINSSGSVGVVIRYNKYTSGELVELNLDPSQTSITLTDVGNRLWNASDMIYMSSLYAPDQSIDTLSSSFSESQIVTYTATIGYRLDVSATGVPGNKTAYGINSPAGNVIDKHFWLSNNDTKTLICDRFGSFGMATDFANFQYFLTLKSDNSFDITGASFTGTPPTLSYSISNTEIESNFDPETGTIYINNMRVLATTGALTYFEEELIPK
- a CDS encoding SusC/RagA family TonB-linked outer membrane protein, with translation MKKNRRCDSHLLRIFMVLVLTPYFASLSAFPMLPGNEILKTEGSKEAISISGRIIDQDGFPLPGVSIMVKGKEGVGTITDTEGRYSLKCDENDIIVFSFIGYISLEKRAGDIDKITLTLNEDVEELDELVVVAFGKQKKESLVSSISTVNPGELVVPSSNLTTAFAGRMASIISYQRSGEPGLDNAEFFIRGITSFSAGGKKDPLILIDGIEMSPNDLARINPDDIESFSVMKDASSAALYGARGANGVILVTSKEGQSEKLSINVRGEVSSSSNSELVELADPISYMKLHNEAVRTRNPMVALPYSSNKIYNTELGTDPIRYPSVDWYNYLIKDRTSNQRLNFNLSGGGRAVQYYIAANYQHDTGIFKENEQNKFNNNIDITRFQLRSNITIKLAPNTKAVVRAYGSFDDTRGPRLGGASAFNMARNATPVRFLPFYPKDDKNEFTNHILFGAAETASTYTNPFAEIVSGFKESKTSMMFSQVEIDHQFTGALQGFFVRSLFNIKRNSYYDLQRSYNPFYYAPLETADGSYELINFNPDTGTEYLNYNFGGKSVTSDVYGEFRAGYNTTINDKNDLSILLVGSLRSETDTEVTTIEESLPKRNISTAGRVTYGYDSRYFFEANFGYNGSERFSKNNRFGFFPSVGAGWMITNEEFMQGIQNQLSSLKLRATYGLVGNDQIGYLRDRFFYLSQVNLNSEGYTFGTDRGYTRPGVSINRYANDMITWEIAHKLNLGIDLTLLNDLDIIADYFVERRENILQTRTDIPSTMGLIQTPQANVGVAEGSGFEAEVKYQKSFNKDMFLIVNGNFTYASSKFIEYEEPDYTDAPWKSRIGRKLSQEYGLIAERLFIDEAEVENSPRQMFGEYGAGDIKYKDINRDGAINADDMVPIGYPTVPEIIYGTGFTLGYKNLDISCFFQGSTRSSFFINPSAITPFVNNGQRALLQDIANDHWSENNRNLNAFWPRLSEYEISNNSQRSTWWLRDGSFMRLKSAEIGYTIPKSTTNKLNIDMLRFYASGSNLFLWSKFKMWDPEMAGNGLGYPLQRVFNLGININF